AGAAACACTGCACGGTGATATCcaaatgtacattatatttgtACACATCTATAATGTATATCTGTGTGCATTCTGATAACATCGCACATACTCGGGCAAAATCGTAAGCATATCTATAAATCCCTTTAAACGTGTGTGGATCGTTTAATTGATTCCTTAGGTACTCGAGCTTTTGTTGTACTTTACTAATAGAATCACACTGAAGTTCCGAGAAACCCTTCAGCCATTCGCTCAGAGTGAAAAAGCCCATTTGGCGAGCGTTCATTCTGTATGCAAGAACAAGCATTACTACGTTTTCGGGTTCCACACCGATATCCTCGCAAAATTTCTCCATTCCTTCCGGTCCAAGAGTATCCGGATCGTCTGGCGAGGTATATTCTCTAAACCAAGTGATGCAACGCTTCTGAGAGAACGCTGACACATTAGATATATCGTCAGTTTTTGTATATCTTCTGGcactgtataaaaatattgtaaatgtatttataaaaaaaaatatgttacctcgcatataatttacatacataaaaatgataaaaaagtattacaataAAGAGAATACTgtgaatataattgatatatattaatattattcttaatattaataatttctcttgatatttttatactattactatataaaatgtcatcaatacatgcattatattatatagaagtaactctatatattcaatgattaataattaagtattaatacttttatataaaagatacaaaGTCTCAAATCTACCTAGAGGTATGTCTTAATCGTTTCGAAGGATGCCTAGGTAAACTGTCTTCATGTGCACCAGCTACTGACATATCAATAGGAGTATGATTTGTGCTAGGAGGTCCTCTACGCTTGCTACGTGGCATCCCTCTGTCTGCTGGAATACAAAAGTTTGCAATTTTTCGCTTAAATGTGCGatattcttcattaaaataattcttaaattataagctCCTCATTCAACTTTACTtccaatattacatatatatatatatacatacatacatacatacatacatacatacatatatatatatatatatatatatatatgtacataaatacatacatacatacataacatacatatatatcttaatacaatataattattttgtaggtattatatatatatttagatataaatattacatatgtttttatattaaagagtagatttgtttatacataaaatcttACACGTACATGAAAGTCCATACATTgtgtttgaataattaatctaaaaaattcgCCAAAAATGAGTCATTTACGAGTTTTATGGGAAGATCATCGGTTTTAGATTTCATTAAATCTGTCAATAATTGCCACAAAAATTACAGAATCGGAATCGGATATT
This portion of the Cataglyphis hispanica isolate Lineage 1 chromosome 10, ULB_Chis1_1.0, whole genome shotgun sequence genome encodes:
- the LOC126852369 gene encoding DCN1-like protein 5 isoform X3, which produces MPRSKRRGPPSTNHTPIDMSVAGAHEDSLPRHPSKRLRHTSSARRYTKTDDISNVSAFSQKRCITWFREYTSPDDPDTLGPEGMEKFCEDIGVEPENVVMLVLAYRMNARQMGFFTLSEWLKGFSELQCDSISKVQQKLEYLRNQLNDPHTFKGIYRYAYDFARDKDQRSMDMDTAKVMLQLLLGKHWPLFTQFAQFLDQSKYKVINKDQWCNILEFSRTINHDLSNYDLDGAWPVMLDEFVEWLKIQRGEASSSIEARGS
- the LOC126852369 gene encoding DCN1-like protein 5 isoform X2, giving the protein MYGLSYRGMPRSKRRGPPSTNHTPIDMSVAGAHEDSLPRHPSKRLRHTSSARRYTKTDDISNVSAFSQKRCITWFREYTSPDDPDTLGPEGMEKFCEDIGVEPENVVMLVLAYRMNARQMGFFTLSEWLKGFSELQCDSISKVQQKLEYLRNQLNDPHTFKGIYRYAYDFARDKDQRSMDMDTAKVMLQLLLGKHWPLFTQFAQFLDQSKYKVINKDQWCNILEFSRTINHDLSNYDLDGAWPVMLDEFVEWLKIQRGEASSSIEARGS
- the LOC126852369 gene encoding DCN1-like protein 5 isoform X1, with translation MYGLSSDRGMPRSKRRGPPSTNHTPIDMSVAGAHEDSLPRHPSKRLRHTSSARRYTKTDDISNVSAFSQKRCITWFREYTSPDDPDTLGPEGMEKFCEDIGVEPENVVMLVLAYRMNARQMGFFTLSEWLKGFSELQCDSISKVQQKLEYLRNQLNDPHTFKGIYRYAYDFARDKDQRSMDMDTAKVMLQLLLGKHWPLFTQFAQFLDQSKYKVINKDQWCNILEFSRTINHDLSNYDLDGAWPVMLDEFVEWLKIQRGEASSSIEARGS